CATGGTGATCTTCTCCACCGGCGTTGGCGCGCGGCTCCTGCTGGAGAGCGCCGAGCAGCATGGATACGCCGCCGACTGCCTTGCCGCGTTGCGGCAGACGATCAACATCTGTCGCGGCCCCAAGCCGGTCGCCGTGCTGCGACGCGCCGGCGTGCCGATCGCTGCCGTCGCGCCCACGCCGCACACGACCGACGAGCTGATCACCACCCTGCACGCCTGGCCGCTGCAGGGCATGGGCGTGGCGCTGCTGCACTATGGCGCAACCAATCTTGAACTGATAAACGCGCTCCACACGCAGGGTGCCCGGCTCTATGAACTGTGGCTCTACCGCTGGCAACCCGTCGCCGACGAGGGCCCCGTGCGGCAGTTGGTCACCGCGCTGCTGGCAGGGCAGATCGATGCCCTGGCCTGCACCAGCCAGGTGCAAGTGCGCTACCTGCTGGATACGGCGCACGCTATGGGTTGCGATGCCGCGCTGATCGAGACGCTGAACGGGCGCGTGCCGGTTGCCGCGGTTGGCCCTACCTGCGCTGCCGCCCTGCGTGCCGCTGGAATCGAGCCCGCCGTGATGCCTACGCACCCCAAAATGGGCCAGATGGTCCAGGCGCTGGCGCACTACATGGACGCGCAGCGTCTGGCCGCCCCGCCTGAGGAGAACAGCCATGAGCACAACTCCGCACGCTGATGCCCTGACGCCGGTCGAAATGGCGCGCAAGCTTGAGCAGATCGGCGTCAACAAAGCCGGCCCAATCGCCCAGCAGCACCCTGGTGCTCGCACTGCTAGCCGGCATGTACGTCTCCTTTGGAGCGATCTTTTCCACCACTGCGCTTGCCGGCAGCGTGGGCGTGGTGCCCTATGGTCTAAGTCGTGTCATCGCCGGCTTCACCTTCACGCTTGCCCTGATGCTGGTGGTGGTGGGCGGCGCAGAGCTGTTCACCGGCAATACGCTGATGGTCATCGCCTGGGCACAGCGACGCATCCGCCTGGGGGCGATGCTACGCAACTGGGCGATCGTCTATGTCGGCAATTTTGTGGGAGCGCTGGCAACCGCAGCGCTGATGGTAGCTGCCGCTCAGTACAGCTTTGGACAGGGCGCGGTGGGCGCGACAGCGCTGAACCTCGCCAGAACCAAGGTGCAGCTTGGCTGGGGCCAGGCGTTGGCGCTGGGCGTGCTGGCCAACACGCTGGTCTGTCTGGCCTTGTGGCTCAGCTTCAGCGCGCGCAGCACCACCGATCGCCTGCTGGCGGTGATGTTTCCCCTGGCGACCTTTGTGGCCGCAGGTTTTGAACACAGCATCGCCAACATGTACTTTGTGCCGGTCGCGTTGTGGATCAAGCAGGTCGCGCCGGACAGCTTCTGGCAGGTGATTGGCGCCACGCCCGCCGACTATGCCGCCCTGAGCTGGAGCACATTTGTGTGGCGCAATCTCATTCCGGTGACGCTGGGCAACATCCTAGGCGGCGCAGTGGTGGTAGGCCTCGCCTACTGGTGGGCGCTGCTGCGACAAGCCACAGCCAAGCAGCGTTTCGAAAGCGGTCTCACGGGAGCACAACCGGCACCAGCGTCCCGCTAGAACACCGGCAGACGGCCCTGATCACCGCGGTGATCGGGGCCGTCACGTCACTCTGGATCGGCATCCTCACGCGCTGCGCGCATCTGCTGCAAGTGCTGCTCGGTAAGGTAATCGCGCAGGATCAGCGTCGCGGCGATCTCATCCACCTCGCCGGGACGACGTTTGCGGCGTTTGCCACCCCGCTCGGCCAGGATGCGCTCCGCCTCGGCGCTGGTGTAACGCTCGTCGCGCAGCTCCACGGGGACGTCGAGCACCCCGCGCAGCGCGGCAACAAACTCCAGCACGCGCTGCGCCTGCGGCCCATGTTCGCCGCGCAGTGTCAGCGGCAGGCCGACC
This is a stretch of genomic DNA from Kallotenue papyrolyticum. It encodes these proteins:
- a CDS encoding uroporphyrinogen-III synthase — protein: MNELAGYRIALLETRMADELANLIRRYGGTPVCVPVLHEVPCVEAWQIGKLIDLVRAGEVRMVIFSTGVGARLLLESAEQHGYAADCLAALRQTINICRGPKPVAVLRRAGVPIAAVAPTPHTTDELITTLHAWPLQGMGVALLHYGATNLELINALHTQGARLYELWLYRWQPVADEGPVRQLVTALLAGQIDALACTSQVQVRYLLDTAHAMGCDAALIETLNGRVPVAAVGPTCAAALRAAGIEPAVMPTHPKMGQMVQALAHYMDAQRLAAPPEENSHEHNSAR
- a CDS encoding formate/nitrite transporter family protein, giving the protein MLALLAGMYVSFGAIFSTTALAGSVGVVPYGLSRVIAGFTFTLALMLVVVGGAELFTGNTLMVIAWAQRRIRLGAMLRNWAIVYVGNFVGALATAALMVAAAQYSFGQGAVGATALNLARTKVQLGWGQALALGVLANTLVCLALWLSFSARSTTDRLLAVMFPLATFVAAGFEHSIANMYFVPVALWIKQVAPDSFWQVIGATPADYAALSWSTFVWRNLIPVTLGNILGGAVVVGLAYWWALLRQATAKQRFESGLTGAQPAPASR
- the ruvX gene encoding Holliday junction resolvase RuvX — its product is MNGRVIALDVGERRIGVAVCDPLGITVRPAGVVPAEPRERALATLQRLVREEEAVLVLVGLPLTLRGEHGPQAQRVLEFVAALRGVLDVPVELRDERYTSAEAERILAERGGKRRKRRPGEVDEIAATLILRDYLTEQHLQQMRAAREDADPE